Proteins encoded within one genomic window of Gammaproteobacteria bacterium:
- a CDS encoding carbohydrate ABC transporter substrate-binding protein, producing the protein MKLSKIGLSIAFTLSVSMAAQAADVEVLHYWTSGGEAKSVVELKKLLESKGHTWKDFAVAGGGGESAMTVLKSRVVSGNPPAAAQIKGPSIQEWGAEGVLANIDRVAKAEGWDNLLPSVVSDVMKYDGKYVAVPVNVHRVNWMWANPAVFKKAGATIPTTWDEFFVAAEKIKAAGITAVAHGGQPWQDATTFESVVLGTAGAEFYKKAFVELDPEAINSPQMIEALEIFRKIKQYTDEGAPGRDWNLATTMVIKGEAGMQFMGDWAKGEFTSAGKKPGVDYICAPAPGTAKDFTFNIDSFVMFDLDNKELQKGQDDLASTILSPQFQEVFNLNKGSIPVRLNLSMEKFDDCAKLSSTDFVESAKRDTLVPSMAHGMSTFSATQGAIYDTVTEFYNNDRVTAKEAAAKMVKAIAAAADN; encoded by the coding sequence ATGAAATTGTCTAAAATTGGTTTATCTATTGCTTTTACCCTGAGTGTTTCAATGGCCGCGCAAGCAGCTGATGTTGAAGTTCTTCATTATTGGACTTCAGGCGGTGAAGCCAAGTCAGTGGTTGAGCTAAAGAAGTTGTTGGAATCAAAAGGACACACATGGAAAGACTTTGCTGTGGCTGGCGGTGGCGGTGAAAGTGCGATGACAGTACTAAAATCACGCGTTGTCTCTGGTAATCCTCCTGCAGCAGCGCAGATTAAAGGACCAAGCATTCAAGAATGGGGCGCTGAAGGCGTACTTGCCAATATCGACAGAGTTGCTAAAGCCGAAGGTTGGGATAACTTACTTCCTAGCGTAGTTTCTGACGTAATGAAGTATGACGGTAAATACGTTGCTGTTCCTGTTAACGTTCATCGTGTTAACTGGATGTGGGCTAACCCAGCAGTATTCAAAAAAGCAGGCGCAACAATTCCAACAACTTGGGATGAGTTTTTCGTTGCAGCAGAAAAAATTAAAGCCGCAGGTATTACAGCCGTTGCTCATGGTGGACAGCCTTGGCAGGACGCAACAACTTTTGAGTCAGTGGTACTGGGTACTGCAGGTGCTGAGTTTTACAAAAAAGCATTTGTTGAACTAGATCCTGAAGCTATAAACAGCCCACAGATGATTGAAGCACTTGAAATATTCCGTAAGATCAAGCAATACACTGATGAAGGTGCTCCGGGTCGTGACTGGAACCTTGCTACCACCATGGTAATCAAGGGTGAAGCGGGCATGCAGTTCATGGGTGATTGGGCCAAAGGTGAATTTACCTCAGCCGGTAAAAAGCCAGGCGTTGACTATATCTGTGCTCCGGCACCAGGTACTGCAAAAGACTTTACCTTCAATATCGATAGCTTTGTTATGTTTGACCTAGATAACAAGGAACTACAGAAGGGCCAGGATGATTTAGCCAGTACAATCTTAAGTCCGCAGTTCCAAGAAGTATTCAACTTGAACAAGGGTTCTATTCCTGTTCGTCTGAACCTATCAATGGAAAAATTTGATGATTGTGCCAAGCTATCATCAACAGATTTTGTTGAGTCAGCGAAGCGTGACACGTTAGTGCCGAGTATGGCACATGGTATGTCTACATTTTCTGCAACTCAGGGTGCAATTTATGACACTGTGACAGAATTTTACAATAACGATAGAGTTACGGCTAAAGAAGCTGCTGCCAAGATGGTTAAAGCTATCGCAGCCGCTGCTGATAATTAA
- a CDS encoding sugar ABC transporter permease, which yields MSVSNKPKFSFGDILPKIVVAPTFVATLIFIYGFVLWNAWLSFSSSRMLPKYDWAGLKQYERLFANDRWWVAAENLLIFGVLFIVICLVIGLFLAIFLDQKIRAEGAIRTIYLYPMALSFIVTGTAWKWILNPEQGLQKMFREMGWESFTFDWLVNSDMAIYTVVIAGVWQSSGFVMALCLAGLRGVDENIVKAARVDGASMPLIYRKIIIPGLGPVFFSAIIVLTHIAIKSFDLIVALTGGGPGYATDVPATFMYTYAFTRGQIGVGSAAAMMMLMAVLAIIVPYLYSELREKKQ from the coding sequence ATGAGCGTATCCAATAAACCCAAGTTTTCCTTTGGGGACATTCTCCCCAAAATAGTGGTTGCCCCTACCTTTGTTGCAACACTTATTTTTATCTACGGCTTTGTGCTGTGGAACGCATGGCTGTCTTTTAGCTCCTCTCGTATGTTACCGAAATATGATTGGGCCGGCTTAAAGCAGTATGAACGTCTGTTTGCAAATGACCGTTGGTGGGTCGCTGCAGAAAATTTATTAATATTCGGCGTGTTATTCATCGTTATTTGTTTGGTCATTGGCTTGTTTTTAGCCATTTTCCTTGACCAAAAAATTCGTGCAGAAGGTGCTATTCGTACCATCTACCTTTATCCAATGGCGTTGTCATTCATCGTGACGGGTACCGCTTGGAAATGGATATTAAATCCTGAGCAAGGTCTGCAGAAAATGTTCCGAGAGATGGGCTGGGAGTCTTTTACCTTCGACTGGCTGGTCAATAGTGACATGGCTATTTATACCGTGGTTATCGCGGGTGTTTGGCAGTCTTCAGGTTTTGTGATGGCGCTGTGCCTTGCTGGTTTACGCGGTGTCGATGAAAACATTGTAAAAGCTGCGCGGGTTGATGGTGCATCAATGCCGTTGATTTATCGTAAGATTATTATCCCTGGTTTAGGTCCGGTATTTTTCAGTGCGATAATTGTATTAACGCACATTGCCATTAAGAGCTTTGATTTAATCGTGGCGCTAACGGGCGGTGGTCCGGGTTATGCGACCGATGTACCTGCAACCTTTATGTATACCTATGCGTTTACTCGTGGACAAATTGGGGTCGGTTCAGCAGCGGCGATGATGATGTTAATGGCCGTTCTGGCGATTATCGTGCCTTATCTCTACTCTGAGCTTCGGGAGAAAAAACAATGA
- a CDS encoding carbohydrate ABC transporter permease produces the protein MSISRVLIYCLLAVAAIFYLLPLVVMVITSLKDLDEIRNGTILSLPQSLNFDAWGKAWSTACTGATCEGLKGYFWNSVSIVAPAVIISTILGALNGYVLTKWKFRGSNLFFGMLLIGTMIPFQVILLPMARTLGFLGLSGTSYGLIMVHIIYGLAFTTLFFRNYYITVPNELVNAARIDGAGFWMIFWRIILPISTPILVVSVIWQFTQIWNDFLFGVVYSAGDNQPITVALNNLVNTSTGVKEYNVDMAAAIIAALPTLLVYVIAGKYFVRGLTAGAVKG, from the coding sequence ATGAGTATCAGTCGTGTATTAATTTATTGTCTATTAGCAGTTGCGGCTATCTTTTATTTATTACCTTTAGTGGTAATGGTGATTACGTCACTTAAAGATTTAGATGAAATTCGTAACGGTACTATACTGTCCCTCCCCCAGTCATTGAATTTTGATGCTTGGGGTAAGGCATGGAGTACGGCATGTACCGGAGCGACTTGTGAAGGATTAAAAGGTTATTTCTGGAACTCAGTATCGATTGTTGCGCCAGCGGTTATTATCTCAACTATTCTCGGCGCGCTCAATGGTTATGTGCTGACTAAGTGGAAATTTCGCGGCAGTAACCTGTTCTTTGGTATGTTGCTTATCGGCACCATGATCCCATTTCAAGTTATTTTACTGCCAATGGCGAGAACTCTCGGCTTCTTGGGACTTTCAGGCACCAGTTATGGCCTGATTATGGTCCATATTATTTATGGATTAGCATTTACCACCCTGTTTTTTAGAAACTACTACATCACGGTTCCTAATGAATTGGTTAATGCAGCACGAATTGATGGTGCTGGTTTTTGGATGATTTTCTGGCGAATTATTTTGCCAATCTCGACCCCTATTCTCGTGGTATCCGTTATTTGGCAATTCACTCAAATCTGGAATGACTTCCTGTTTGGCGTCGTTTACTCGGCGGGTGATAATCAACCTATTACGGTTGCGCTCAATAATTTGGTCAATACCAGTACGGGTGTCAAAGAATATAACGTCGATATGGCCGCTGCAATTATCGCGGCATTACCTACGCTTTTGGTTTAT